Proteins found in one Lysinibacillus fusiformis genomic segment:
- a CDS encoding MurR/RpiR family transcriptional regulator, translating to MSIHEDIKKRFVRLSKGQRKVAQFVMDNPTTVIANGAAEVGRLANVSESTVIRFCYAMDLSGYVELQEEIRGYIMSQDVGANLQPAYTAKKLTNSSFGKVMQRDSQNIQETIQLINDQQIQKSSKWMHEADNIYILGTRHNASVTNWLSNTLKTLRSNIKQLRLDSEDLVNQINSMSEHTTLIVLSFDKQIMDIKTIVEIAKVKKVKIIGITGSAFSPIREYANALFTLGTKNHSSLEIAPVLISFLHALIEEMMSQDKGRYEKYQQSYEQVESNVLFLDAIREKQVF from the coding sequence ATGAGTATTCATGAGGATATAAAGAAAAGATTTGTAAGGTTGTCAAAGGGCCAGCGTAAAGTAGCACAATTTGTAATGGATAATCCCACTACAGTTATTGCTAATGGAGCAGCAGAGGTTGGCAGATTGGCTAATGTAAGTGAATCAACAGTGATTCGTTTTTGTTATGCTATGGATTTATCAGGGTATGTAGAGCTGCAAGAGGAAATTAGAGGCTATATTATGTCTCAAGATGTGGGGGCAAATCTACAGCCTGCCTATACTGCTAAGAAGCTAACTAATTCTAGCTTTGGTAAGGTAATGCAACGGGATAGCCAAAATATTCAAGAAACCATTCAATTGATTAACGATCAGCAAATTCAAAAAAGCTCAAAATGGATGCATGAAGCAGACAATATCTATATTCTAGGTACTCGTCACAATGCATCTGTTACTAATTGGCTATCTAATACATTGAAAACACTTCGTTCTAATATTAAACAGCTTCGTTTAGACTCCGAGGATCTAGTGAACCAAATAAATAGCATGAGCGAACATACAACTTTAATTGTGCTATCTTTTGATAAACAGATAATGGATATTAAAACGATTGTTGAAATTGCAAAGGTAAAGAAAGTGAAAATTATTGGGATTACAGGTTCTGCATTTTCGCCTATTCGAGAATATGCCAATGCATTATTTACCCTTGGCACCAAAAATCATTCTTCACTAGAAATTGCGCCAGTCTTGATTTCTTTTTTGCATGCCTTGATAGAGGAAATGATGAGTCAGGACAAAGGGCGCTATGAAAAATATCAGCAATCGTACGAGCAAGTAGAGAGTAATGTACTATTCTTAGATGCTATTAGAGAAAAGCAGGTTTTTTAA